GAGTTGTTCGAGGAGGCCACTGGGGGAGTCGGGGCGTTTGTCAGGGGACTTGTCGGATGGATCTCCGGCGTCGTTGGAGTTGGGAGACATCAGCCTTTGATCTCCACACGGCCCCGCATCTGGGACTTGACCTGTTTGGCGGTGTCTAACTGTGCTTCGAGTTCCTGCTTGCGCTGCTGATACTCCTCTTTTGATCGCTCGCCGATCTCATACAGCAGTCGATTTTCCTTGATATCGTCCTGAATCGCTTCGGTGTCGTACATCTCGTCCAATGCCATCGTGTGCAAGATGTCCACCAGCGAGAGAAACGGGTTGACCAGCAAATCGTCCAGCAGGAACATGTTATCGGCCCCCCTGTTGCTCGGCCCCGATGTGAATATCGACGAAATTGTACGGAGCCCACGGTCCGGTGTACTGCACCCGTAATTCGTCGTCGTACGCCGCCTCGATAGCATCGATTGCGGCGTCGAAGTCGTCTCTGTGTTCGCGCTCGACCAGATACGATTTGTTCACGATCAGTCGGTCACTGAAGAGGTCGTTCTCAGTTTCGTTGAGACTCACCTCCGAGAGCCGGTCCGTCACATCGGCCTGGATTTCGTCTCGGGGAATGCCGTCTTCGGCAGGGGCAATTATTTTCACCCCCAATTCGACTGTGCCCTCGATATCGTTCAAAGCACTGCGTAGAGGCCGTCGCGCTCCACGAAGGACTCCTTTTAGGGTTCGAGCGCCCTTGAATGCCATCCCAAAGCTCATTGGGACGATTGTACGGCCACCGTCGTATTCGAGTACGGTCTGGAGAACGTTGTTGTGCGCCTCGATATCTTCATCAGTGCGCTCTGGATCCGTCGTGTCGATGTCGGATACGACGGCCGACAATGTGCGGTAATCGACGGTGTAAACGCGTTCAGCTTCGCCAACACCATCGACTTCCAGTTCGATATCTTCCTGTTCGATAACGCCGTATGTGTATAGGTTATCGCTCATCCGTCTCACTCCGTTGGGACTGCACGTGTCGGGTCTTACAATCGATTATCAGTGCCTTCAGCACGAGCGAAAACGTGATCAATCGATTCACTGCCGGTTCCACGCTGTTGAACGTCGCTTCCGCATCCGCAATTCGGTAGATTTTCCGCTTCGTCAACTCAGTCATGTCGAGCATCCCCTCGTCTGCGAGGTCGTTTAAATGAGGATACACGGTTCCGGGGCTCAAATCCACGCCGAAGAGACGGCGTAGATCCTGAAGGAGTTCCTTTCCACAAGCCTCACCTCGCACAGCGATCAACAGCAGTAAAATCTCGTCTAATTGTGCAATGACATCTTTATCACTGACCGTGTGGAGATACGCTTCATCGAGCCAGCCATCCATCGTAGCCACTGCGTCGTCAGTGAGTTGTGTTTCCATGTACTGCGGCGAAGAACTACTCTCGCCGAACTGGGATCCGTGTTTTGGCTCGTATTCGGACGCAAGTAGCGACCTGACAGCCGAAACGGTAAACGATAGCTCCGTCTCCATTCTGATCTCCTCGTGGAGTTCTTTGGCAAGCCGTTCCATCTTTTTACACCATCTCTGTGAGTGTGATTCTGGGGATGCTCTGTGATTGATCGATACCGATACCGAGCATGGAAGTCAGCGGATTTTCGCCGTACAGCATGATGGCTTTGCCAGACCGCTCCAATCGGAGATGCATGTCTGCGACACGGTCCGCCCGCTTTCGGAGTTCGGTTCCCGGTTTAGTGATGAGAATCGCTAGGTCGTTATGGAGGGCGACATAGTTCGCAAAATCACCCAACCACGTTTCGAACGTCGATCGTGCCGTATCCATGCTGATCACGTGCAACAACGGCCCATCGCTCTGCTTTCGCACCTGCTCGACGTACTCCATGTACGGCTCGTAATCGAGTTGACCTCCTTCCACGGGCGATTCGAGCCTCTCGTCGATTGTGGTGGACCGATTTCTCTCCACGACATCATCCGATGTGCGTGACTGCTCCTCCCGACGCGTGGCCCCGATTCCGATGGAACTGTCCACATCTGATTTCGAAACCGCCCGTGATGTCCCGGAGGGGGCCTCCGATTGGTCGTCGTTCTCGTATGTGTCTTTACTTCGAGACGGACCCGCGTACGTCTCGAAGACGTGACAGTACGTATCGAACACGCGGGGCGTCAGCACCGAGTTCAAGTCGTTGTGAAGTAGCCCCGGGCTCCCTTCCCGCGGCGGAACAACAGCAACACCCATCTCATTGACGAGGAAGTTACGGATTGTCGGGAGCGTCAGGACACACCACGCATCGCGGGAGAGATCAGTACCCAGTTCGAGGTGTACGACGCTCCCACGGTTGTACCCGCCCGACAGAATGGGGTCGAGATCACTAATCCCCGTCGAGAACTTCGCCTTCGAGTTCGGGCGTGGCTTCCATGTGCCACTCCCAGTTCCCGTGTGGACAGTCGGCAACTCGACAGGGGTAATCGCTTGAAACTGGCCGTTGGCAAGCGTGATCGGCTGTAACCGATTACCGATACGGACACCGCGTAACTTCTCCAATCGGAGATGTCGCCGCGTGCGTCCGCGCTCGTCCTCCGCAACCTGTAGCGTAACAACACCGTCAACGATGTATTCGAGCGGCGACGAATCGGCGGTTTCGGAGACGAGCAGCAGTCGGATGTCCTCTTGACGGGCAAGAGCGACCAACTGGGTCGTCACAGTTTCGATATCCGGCGGTTCGTCGTGGCGAGTGGCCAAGTACTCGTAAATGAGCTCCCAACTGTCGAACGCAATCGTGAGCCGCTTGCTTGCGGCCTTGACCTGTTGGATCCATTCGAGTAGAGCGTCTAAATCCAACCTCTCGAACGGGACATCCATGTCTAACGGAAGCTCGAACGGGTCTTGGGAGAGGTCGAGAATGGATGTCTTATCGAGGGAAAAATGCTCCTCGAAGTACATCTCGTGGACCGTATCTTGGTCAACGCGAGTCGACACATAGAGAACATCACCATCACGCTCCAGAACGTCAAGACCGCGAATCGTGAACAGCGTTTTCCCTGTCCCCGGCGCTCCCTTAACGAGCAGAGCGTGACCCGGGTCGCCAGTAAAAAAACGGCTGATTTCGCGGGGAAAGAGCGCACGGCCCTGTTGTTCCGTGAGCAAGGATGCAGGATCAGGTGAGGTCATAGGTTGCGTATGGTCGGTGGATGCCGGAGCGGTTTGCACTGGTTGACAACAGTATGAAGCGCTCCTTAATCGAGCCGACCCTACGTGAGAACTCATTCTCATCGTACTTATATGTTTGACCTATTACAGGAAGTGAAACGGTTGGTGAAATCATACAAATCAATTTACAACTTCATTGGGTAGTGTCGTGTGGGTACAAAGTACAACCCAGACCAATCATGGCTCAACCCGATTCATCGAGTTTGGCGGAAGTTCTGGACCGCGTATTGGACAAGGGTGTCGTCGTCGACGTGTGGGCGCGTGTCTCCCTCGTCGGTATCGAGATTCTGACCGTTGAGGCGCGAGTCGTCGCTGCGTCGGTCGATACCTTCCTCCATTACGCTGAAGAAATCGCAAAAATCGAACAAGCGGAACTCACTGCTACCGCCGAGGCAGCACCCACGCCTGAGGCCTGAACCGCTGGCCTACTTTGGCGGAGTACGGAGGCGTATAGCTTGCAAGCAAACACTATCCAACCTATTTTTGCACACAACCACCCATGACTGTCAGAGACAAACGCGAGAAAATGACCGCAACCCGCGAGGAGTTCGCGGACGCACAGCAAGAGTTCGCGGCGTACGCCGCAGACTTCGCCGCTGACATCGAAACCAAACGAGATGTGAGTAGCCTGCTCGATGCAATCGATGCCCTCCGAGCGGAGATCGAGGAGACCGGCGACGCGTTCGACGCATATAACCAGGAGTTCGCTGCTGAAGTCAGCCATCTCCAGACCGAAATCGGTGAGCAGCGAGAAGCGCTGCGTGAGATGCGTGACATCTTCGACGCGTATGCTGAGACCTTCGAATCGGATGTCGAAGCAAAGCAAGACGTAAGCGATCTCCTCGCCGCAATCGAGGACCTGCGAGCGGAGATGGACACAACTCACGAGGCGTTCGACGCGTATACGAACGAGTTCGTGACCGATGTGGCTGCCCTCCGCGATGTATCCGACCTGTTGGCGGCAATCGAGGAACTACAACTGGAATTCGGCGCAGTCCAAGCGGAGTTCGACGACTACACCGATGACTTCGATGCCGACATCGAGCGATTCCGGAATGCCGTCGCAGAACAGCGCGATGCCGTCGCAGAATACCGCGAGGAGTTTCACGGCGTCGAAGTACAAGCTATGCTGAACGCGATTGCCGATTTCCAACAGGAAATCGACGACTTCAGAGCGGAGTTCGAAACGACTGAGGAGTCCTTCGACGCCTTCGCCCGCGACTTCTACGGAGCAGAAGCGTCGGATTCGGGGGACGCCCCTCGAAACGGAAGCCGAAGCACCAGACGCCGGAGTACCGGAACAACCGGCCGAAGAATCAGTTGAAACCGAGAACGAGGAAGCGGAACTCGAAGTAGTCGAAACCGAGACCGACACCGAAGATACAGACACGGGGAGTATCAAGGAGGTCGAAGAAGAGTTGATTATAGAAGAGGAGATCGACACGGAGGACACGAGAGAAGCGGAGAATGCGGTAGAAGAGGACGAAGAGACGGAAGCAGACGAAGATGCTCCAGAAGGAATGATTCAGTGTCTCGTGTGCGGTGAATACTATCAGGCGATTACGGAACCGCACTTACAGACCCACGACATGACGATTCAGGAGTACCGTGAAGAGTACGGTGAAGACATGCCACTCCGCCCGGACGATAAAGCATGACGAACGGGTCACGCAAACGGAAGGTTCGAGGGTCGCAAATCCGCTCGTCTCGCGACGAAAAACAAGAACAAAACGTACGCAATCGCAGAGAAAAAGAACGCCAACGCCTCGAAAAACAGGAGTCTCACCGAGCAGGGAACGGAGCAGCACAGTTCGACGACCGATTTATGCCCGAAGAACAGCCGTTCGTCGAGACCGAGGCGGTAGCGCAGGTCGAAACGCGCATGAGTCGGTGGCTCGACGTGGGACGGCCCGTTCACCTGATCGGGCCGACCGGTTGTGGAAAGACGGCGTTGGCGATGCACGTCGCTCACGAGCGCGACCGCCCGGTCGTCTGGATCAACGGTGATGCCGACCTAACGACGAGTGACCTCGTCGGAGAGTACGCCGAAAAAGAGCGCATTTCAGAGCGCGACAAGTACATCCACAACGTCATCAAGAGCAAGGATATCATCCGTGATCGATGGGTGAACAATCCGCTAACAGTGGCCGTGCAGGAAGGAGCGACGCTGGTGTACAACGAGTTCTCCCGGACGAAACCCGTCGCAAACAACGTTCTCCTGTCGGTCTTCGAGGAGGGGGTTCTCGAACTCCCGGGACAGCGTGGAGAGTCCAGATACGTCGATGTACACTCCGATTTCCGAGCGATTCTGACCTCGAACTCCGTGGAGTACGCTGGCGTTCACGAGCCACAAGATGCGCTCTTGGATCGTCTCGTCGGCCTCTACATGGATTTCTACGACCGTGATACCGAGGTCGAAATCGTCCAGTCCCACGTCGATGGACTCGATGCCGAAAATATAGAACAGATCGTTGAATTGATGCGCGAGTTGCGCGAGCGGCTCGATATCAACGTCGGGACACGAGCGGCGATTATGGCTGCTGAGGGCATCGGAACTGTCGATGATCGTAACCAATCCGTACTAACGGACATCTGTGTTGATGTGTTGGCCTCGAAAGTTGCTCAGCGTAGTGAGGTTTCGGAGTTGCGAGACGTGGTCGAGTCCGCCATCCAAGACATGGAGGTCACCATTTCTTAAGGTATCAGCTTCATACCTAGGAAAATGTCAGACCAAGCAAACGATCCGCCAGAACGTGATGACATCAACGATGTGGTCTCCCCTACCGAGATAGAGGGGATGCCGTCAGCGGAGCATGTCGATGATGAGTCTTCCGAGCAGGCTACATCGGCTGAAGCGATGCCGAACCAGTCTTCGGATTCACCAATCGGACTCGGTGACGCGCAAAAACGAGCGCGAGAAGTGGCAGAAGAGCTGTTAGAATACAAATTCGAGGGGATCATCAAAATCGAGGCGACGGACGACGACAGCTGGCGGACTGTCGTGGAAGTGGTCGAACGGAGTGCCGTTCCGGATACTCAAGATATCATCGGGTGCTACGAAATCACACTCGACGAGACGGGGAGTGTCACCAGCTACGAGCTACTGAGACGCTACCGACGTGGTGATATGAAAGAGGAGATGTGACTGATTGCACCAAACAGAAGCAAGTCGGCAAACACGACGTACCGGCTGATCGTGGCAAACGAGGAAGGCGAGTTGGGAGTATCGACCCGGTTAGTATCGCAGTTACGGGTTCACGATAGCCGTCATAGGCCTGTCGTGTCCCAGTCCTATCAACTACGCAAATATTCTTACACCGTCCAAGTCGATTTCTGTGTGAGATGTCTCCATCCGATAACGATCAGGATTCGATGCCGTCCGATTACGAGATTGCACAGTCCACTGAGATGGTTCCGATCTGGGACTTCCTCGAACCGTGGGATCTCGACAGCAGCGACCTGCAGTACTCCGGTGAGTACAAAGCGAAAATCGAGCACCACGCTGTCGAGCGTCTCCGTGACGATGCCGCGGACAGAGCGCAAAATCTCGTCCTCGTAACCGGCATGACGCCGACACCGTTGGGTGAAGGGAAAACGGTGACGACGGTCGGACTCGGACAGACGCTCGACCACCTCGGCAAAGAGGCAGTTATCGCTATCCGCGAACCGTCGCTCGGCCCGATATTCGGGGTCAAAGGTGGCGCGGCCGGTGGTGGCTACTCGCAGGTCTTGCCGATGGAAGATATCAATCTCCACTTTACCGGCGATCTCCACGCGCTCACGTCGGCGCATAACCTTATCGCGGCGATGCTCGACGCGAAAATATCGCAAGGGAGCGAGTTGGAAATCGACGTGAACGATGTCGAATGGCCCCGCGCTCTCGATATGAACGACCGCGTACTTCGGGAAACGGTCGTCGGTCTCGGCGGCAAGACGGGTGGCACGCCGCGCGAGGATGGCTTCCTCCTCACTGCAGCCTCGGAGTTGATGGCCGTCCTGTGTCTGGCAAGCGACCTCGGCGACCTTAAAGAGCGCATCGCCCGGATCATCGTC
This genomic stretch from Halogeometricum borinquense DSM 11551 harbors:
- the gvpN gene encoding gas vesicle protein GvpN; this translates as MTNGSRKRKVRGSQIRSSRDEKQEQNVRNRREKERQRLEKQESHRAGNGAAQFDDRFMPEEQPFVETEAVAQVETRMSRWLDVGRPVHLIGPTGCGKTALAMHVAHERDRPVVWINGDADLTTSDLVGEYAEKERISERDKYIHNVIKSKDIIRDRWVNNPLTVAVQEGATLVYNEFSRTKPVANNVLLSVFEEGVLELPGQRGESRYVDVHSDFRAILTSNSVEYAGVHEPQDALLDRLVGLYMDFYDRDTEVEIVQSHVDGLDAENIEQIVELMRELRERLDINVGTRAAIMAAEGIGTVDDRNQSVLTDICVDVLASKVAQRSEVSELRDVVESAIQDMEVTIS
- a CDS encoding gas vesicle protein GvpD basic region 2 domain-containing protein codes for the protein MTSPDPASLLTEQQGRALFPREISRFFTGDPGHALLVKGAPGTGKTLFTIRGLDVLERDGDVLYVSTRVDQDTVHEMYFEEHFSLDKTSILDLSQDPFELPLDMDVPFERLDLDALLEWIQQVKAASKRLTIAFDSWELIYEYLATRHDEPPDIETVTTQLVALARQEDIRLLLVSETADSSPLEYIVDGVVTLQVAEDERGRTRRHLRLEKLRGVRIGNRLQPITLANGQFQAITPVELPTVHTGTGSGTWKPRPNSKAKFSTGISDLDPILSGGYNRGSVVHLELGTDLSRDAWCVLTLPTIRNFLVNEMGVAVVPPREGSPGLLHNDLNSVLTPRVFDTYCHVFETYAGPSRSKDTYENDDQSEAPSGTSRAVSKSDVDSSIGIGATRREEQSRTSDDVVERNRSTTIDERLESPVEGGQLDYEPYMEYVEQVRKQSDGPLLHVISMDTARSTFETWLGDFANYVALHNDLAILITKPGTELRKRADRVADMHLRLERSGKAIMLYGENPLTSMLGIGIDQSQSIPRITLTEMV
- the gvpG gene encoding gas vesicle protein GvpG gives rise to the protein MFLLDDLLVNPFLSLVDILHTMALDEMYDTEAIQDDIKENRLLYEIGERSKEEYQQRKQELEAQLDTAKQVKSQMRGRVEIKG
- the gvpA gene encoding gas vesicle protein GvpA is translated as MAQPDSSSLAEVLDRVLDKGVVVDVWARVSLVGIEILTVEARVVAASVDTFLHYAEEIAKIEQAELTATAEAAPTPEA
- a CDS encoding gas vesicle protein GvpO, translated to MSDQANDPPERDDINDVVSPTEIEGMPSAEHVDDESSEQATSAEAMPNQSSDSPIGLGDAQKRAREVAEELLEYKFEGIIKIEATDDDSWRTVVEVVERSAVPDTQDIIGCYEITLDETGSVTSYELLRRYRRGDMKEEM
- a CDS encoding PadR family transcriptional regulator, producing the protein MERLAKELHEEIRMETELSFTVSAVRSLLASEYEPKHGSQFGESSSSPQYMETQLTDDAVATMDGWLDEAYLHTVSDKDVIAQLDEILLLLIAVRGEACGKELLQDLRRLFGVDLSPGTVYPHLNDLADEGMLDMTELTKRKIYRIADAEATFNSVEPAVNRLITFSLVLKALIIDCKTRHVQSQRSETDER
- the gvpF gene encoding gas vesicle protein GvpF; the protein is MSDNLYTYGVIEQEDIELEVDGVGEAERVYTVDYRTLSAVVSDIDTTDPERTDEDIEAHNNVLQTVLEYDGGRTIVPMSFGMAFKGARTLKGVLRGARRPLRSALNDIEGTVELGVKIIAPAEDGIPRDEIQADVTDRLSEVSLNETENDLFSDRLIVNKSYLVEREHRDDFDAAIDAIEAAYDDELRVQYTGPWAPYNFVDIHIGAEQQGGR